From a single Nostoc sp. MS1 genomic region:
- a CDS encoding phosphoribosyltransferase, which translates to MPDLYVSWSEYHYKIEQLAAQIYESTWEFEQIVCLARGGLRVGDIISRIYHKPLAILATSSYSGAGQQARGSLILSRHPTMTTESLGSRILLVDDLVDSGITLQETIPWLQEYSDFAIKEIRTAVVWYKACSVFKPDYYVDYLPDNPWIHQPFEHYEHTNPADLLAKVGQSCLWGR; encoded by the coding sequence ATGCCAGACCTTTACGTTTCTTGGTCAGAGTATCATTATAAAATTGAGCAACTGGCTGCTCAGATTTATGAATCTACCTGGGAGTTCGAGCAAATTGTTTGTCTAGCCAGGGGTGGGCTACGAGTAGGAGATATCATTTCTCGTATCTATCACAAACCCTTAGCAATTTTAGCTACATCTTCTTACAGTGGTGCAGGTCAGCAAGCAAGGGGTAGTTTAATCCTTTCTCGTCACCCAACAATGACCACCGAAAGTTTAGGTTCCCGCATTCTCCTAGTTGATGACTTAGTAGACTCTGGAATCACACTCCAAGAAACTATCCCTTGGTTGCAAGAATATAGTGATTTTGCCATCAAAGAAATTCGCACAGCCGTAGTTTGGTATAAAGCTTGTTCGGTATTTAAGCCAGATTACTACGTCGATTATCTCCCTGATAACCCCTGGATTCATCAGCCCTTTGAACATTACGAACACACCAACCCCGCAGATTTATTGGCTAAGGTGGGTCAGTCTTGTTTATGGGGAAGGTGA
- a CDS encoding AEC family transporter, which yields MVNLLELYVKLIGLVLVGFFLGRKLPNTVPTRLGQWLFWVGVPISIVSFLRQTDLSGQIWIAPAIAYLAILLGAFFAWLGIKGQTYLSNTIPQKSTQGSLFLAAMIGNTGYLGFPVTLAMVGKEYFAWALFYDLLGSFPGAYALGVALGAHFGTHQNHNQFTQVARAIIINPALWSFGFGLLFRQIAIPPIWEFSLDKFAWSTVALSLILIGMRLSKLNSWGNLPQVGISLGIKMLIVPLILGGILPLLGLTGPAAKVVLLQMAMPPAFASLVIAETFNLDRNLAVTTLSLGFILLLLTLPLWLWLF from the coding sequence TTGGTAAATCTCCTAGAACTATACGTCAAACTTATAGGGTTAGTCTTAGTAGGTTTTTTTCTGGGACGCAAACTACCTAATACAGTTCCTACCCGCTTGGGTCAATGGCTTTTCTGGGTGGGAGTACCGATAAGTATAGTATCTTTCTTACGGCAAACTGACTTATCAGGACAAATTTGGATTGCTCCCGCGATCGCCTACCTTGCCATTTTACTAGGTGCATTTTTCGCTTGGCTAGGAATCAAAGGACAGACATACTTAAGTAATACAATACCGCAAAAATCTACCCAAGGTAGTCTGTTCCTAGCAGCTATGATAGGTAATACGGGTTACTTAGGTTTCCCTGTCACCTTAGCAATGGTAGGCAAAGAATACTTTGCTTGGGCGTTATTTTACGACTTATTAGGGTCTTTTCCTGGTGCTTATGCGTTAGGTGTAGCATTAGGCGCTCATTTTGGCACGCATCAAAATCATAATCAGTTCACCCAAGTAGCCAGAGCTATTATAATTAATCCCGCCTTGTGGAGTTTCGGCTTCGGCTTACTATTTCGCCAAATAGCAATTCCCCCAATTTGGGAATTTAGCTTAGATAAATTTGCTTGGAGTACAGTAGCCCTATCGCTAATATTAATTGGGATGCGTTTAAGTAAACTTAATTCTTGGGGCAACCTACCACAAGTAGGCATCAGCTTAGGTATAAAAATGCTGATAGTTCCCCTAATTTTAGGTGGTATTTTACCACTTTTAGGATTAACTGGGCCAGCCGCCAAAGTTGTTCTCCTACAAATGGCTATGCCTCCAGCCTTCGCTTCCTTAGTAATAGCCGAAACCTTCAACCTAGACCGTAACCTCGCAGTCACCACACTATCACTAGGATTTATCTTATTACTCCTAACACTGCCCCTATGGTTATGGTTGTTTTGA
- a CDS encoding D-alanyl-D-alanine carboxypeptidase family protein yields MNKAGFSEDSHNSFDDLSDDIPVAVRDTPGITPQQRLQRLIFILGGISAFVVLAVISGFIFFVTTPKKTAESQPAPATSVATPTPTGSNSADPETVLGHLSYSEAPQSELAPISADGRIRMRKTAAQRFQAMAQAARREGVVLLPVSGFRSVKEQEQLFFAVGAQRNQTPSQRAALSAPPGHSEHHTGYAVDIGDGTAPTTNLQAIFDKTKAFAWLQANAARFSFEMSFPKDNVQGVSYEPWHWRFVGDRDSLETFYKARNLKPVKTQP; encoded by the coding sequence TTGAATAAAGCTGGGTTTTCTGAAGATTCGCACAACTCATTTGATGACCTGAGTGATGATATCCCAGTAGCTGTACGGGATACTCCCGGTATTACACCTCAACAAAGGTTGCAACGTCTAATTTTCATACTCGGAGGAATCAGCGCCTTTGTTGTATTAGCGGTTATTAGCGGGTTTATATTTTTTGTTACAACCCCTAAAAAAACAGCTGAGTCTCAACCTGCACCAGCTACTTCTGTGGCTACACCCACACCGACAGGTAGTAATTCGGCTGATCCTGAAACTGTACTTGGGCATTTGTCTTACTCAGAAGCACCTCAGTCAGAATTAGCTCCAATTAGTGCTGATGGACGTATCCGTATGCGAAAAACTGCTGCTCAAAGGTTCCAAGCAATGGCACAAGCTGCGCGGCGTGAAGGTGTAGTTTTACTGCCTGTTTCGGGTTTTCGTTCAGTCAAAGAGCAAGAGCAGTTGTTTTTTGCGGTTGGCGCTCAACGCAATCAAACCCCTTCCCAAAGAGCAGCTTTGAGCGCTCCTCCTGGACATAGTGAACATCACACAGGTTACGCTGTAGATATTGGCGATGGTACAGCACCAACAACAAATCTCCAAGCTATTTTTGACAAAACTAAGGCTTTTGCATGGCTCCAAGCTAACGCAGCTCGGTTTAGTTTTGAGATGTCTTTCCCTAAAGATAATGTTCAAGGTGTGAGTTATGAGCCTTGGCACTGGCGTTTTGTTGGCGATCGCGATAGTTTAGAAACATTCTATAAAGCGAGAAATTTAAAACCTGTAAAGACACAGCCATAA
- a CDS encoding glycosyltransferase family 4 protein — protein sequence MKILFLDQSGKPGGAELCLIDIAKPYRDRALVGLFADGSFKTLLQQNHIPVEVLINQPIQVRKQSNLLQALSSLGQLAPLVAKVVQRAIEYDLIYANTQKALVVGAIASLLARRPLVYHLHDILSPEHFSKTNLRIAVNLANRFASLVIANSQASQTAFVQAGGRAELTTVIYNGFNPELYQTCASDTNKLRRNLGIEDKFVVGHFSRLSPWKGQHILIEALAKCPPQVTALLVGDALFGEQEYVKQLHQQIDQLGLENQVKFLGFRADIPQLMAACDLVTHTSTAPEPFGRVIVEAMLCGKPVVAAKAGGAIELVEHGINGFLTTPGSFEELANIINSCLEDQQNTATIANNARAIASERFDIVNINRQIAQELSSKL from the coding sequence ATGAAAATCTTATTTTTAGATCAGAGTGGTAAACCTGGTGGTGCAGAATTATGTTTAATAGATATAGCTAAACCTTACCGCGATCGCGCTTTGGTTGGCTTATTTGCCGATGGCTCATTTAAAACCTTACTACAACAAAATCACATACCTGTTGAAGTATTAATAAATCAGCCAATTCAAGTCCGTAAGCAAAGTAATTTATTGCAAGCACTTAGTAGTTTGGGACAACTTGCGCCTCTAGTGGCTAAGGTAGTGCAGAGAGCTATTGAGTATGATTTAATTTATGCTAATACCCAAAAAGCTTTAGTTGTAGGTGCGATCGCTAGCTTATTGGCTCGTCGCCCTTTAGTTTACCATCTACATGATATTCTTTCCCCAGAACACTTTAGTAAAACTAACTTACGAATTGCAGTTAACCTAGCTAACCGTTTCGCTTCATTAGTAATAGCTAATTCCCAAGCTAGTCAAACAGCTTTTGTGCAAGCTGGAGGACGCGCCGAACTGACGACAGTTATCTATAACGGTTTTAATCCAGAACTTTATCAAACTTGTGCATCAGATACTAATAAATTACGACGAAATTTAGGCATAGAAGATAAATTTGTAGTTGGACATTTTAGCCGACTTTCTCCTTGGAAGGGACAACATATCCTCATTGAAGCACTTGCTAAATGTCCACCACAAGTAACAGCACTTTTAGTAGGTGATGCCTTATTTGGTGAGCAAGAATATGTCAAACAATTACATCAACAAATTGACCAATTAGGGTTAGAAAACCAGGTAAAATTTTTAGGATTTCGTGCTGACATTCCCCAATTAATGGCAGCCTGTGATTTAGTTACTCATACTTCTACTGCACCAGAACCCTTTGGCAGAGTTATTGTTGAAGCTATGCTATGTGGTAAACCTGTTGTAGCCGCCAAAGCCGGTGGTGCTATTGAATTAGTTGAACATGGCATTAATGGATTTTTAACTACGCCAGGAAGCTTTGAGGAATTAGCTAATATTATTAATAGCTGCTTGGAGGATCAACAGAATACCGCAACTATCGCTAATAATGCCAGAGCTATTGCTAGTGAACGTTTTGATATAGTAAATATCAACCGTCAAATTGCCCAAGAATTATCTAGTAAATTATAG
- a CDS encoding glycosyltransferase family 4 protein: MQNHKESLSSTPAHILTLASGWFPTNPGGLERYVYELIYQLATNQDKVELCGVGLPQNEHNLPIKLTNLANPDSKIWQRFWSIRRNFQKTRIEKPDAIHLHFALYSFPLLDILPKGIPVTFNFHGPWASESNQEVVKDRLSNFLKHRLIEQTTYNRCDRFIVLSKAFGNILHQEYHIPWHKIHVIPGGVNINKFQPNVSRQTARQQLNWPENRPILFTSRRLVHRVGLDKLLQALAIIKPKVPDIWLAIAGRGHLQATLQQQAQELGLENNVKFLGFLPDEQLPLAYQAADLTVMPSQSFEGFGLAIPESLACGTPVLCTPIGGMPEILNGFSPELITTSAEANAIAEKLEQVLLAEIPTPSREDCRQYAVTNFDWQKIAQQVRQVILARN, translated from the coding sequence GTGCAAAATCATAAAGAAAGTTTAAGTTCAACACCTGCTCATATTTTGACTTTAGCTTCTGGCTGGTTTCCTACTAATCCTGGCGGTTTAGAAAGATATGTTTACGAGTTAATTTATCAACTAGCAACTAATCAAGATAAAGTAGAATTATGTGGAGTTGGGTTGCCGCAGAATGAACATAATTTACCGATCAAGCTAACAAATCTAGCAAACCCAGATAGTAAAATTTGGCAAAGATTTTGGTCTATTCGTCGTAACTTTCAGAAAACCAGAATCGAGAAACCAGATGCTATCCACTTACATTTTGCTTTATATAGCTTTCCTCTTTTAGATATTTTACCTAAAGGCATACCCGTTACTTTCAATTTTCACGGGCCTTGGGCATCTGAAAGCAACCAGGAAGTAGTAAAAGATAGATTGAGTAATTTTTTAAAGCATCGTTTAATAGAACAAACTACATATAATCGTTGCGATCGCTTTATTGTTCTCAGCAAAGCTTTTGGTAATATTCTACACCAAGAGTATCATATCCCTTGGCACAAAATACACGTTATTCCAGGCGGTGTGAACATCAATAAATTCCAACCGAATGTATCACGCCAAACAGCCCGTCAGCAATTAAACTGGCCTGAAAACCGCCCTATTTTATTTACCTCTAGGCGCTTAGTGCATCGTGTCGGATTAGACAAACTCTTACAAGCATTAGCCATCATTAAACCAAAAGTACCTGATATTTGGCTAGCGATCGCCGGACGCGGACATCTCCAAGCTACACTACAACAACAGGCTCAAGAGTTAGGTTTAGAAAACAACGTCAAATTCTTAGGTTTTCTCCCAGATGAACAATTACCACTAGCTTACCAAGCTGCTGACTTAACTGTTATGCCTAGCCAATCTTTTGAAGGTTTTGGATTAGCAATTCCTGAATCATTAGCTTGTGGAACTCCAGTTTTATGCACTCCCATTGGTGGAATGCCAGAAATTTTAAATGGGTTCTCCCCAGAATTAATTACTACATCTGCTGAAGCTAATGCTATTGCAGAAAAGTTAGAACAAGTATTGTTAGCAGAGATACCAACCCCTTCCAGAGAAGACTGTCGCCAGTATGCTGTCACTAACTTTGATTGGCAAAAAATAGCTCAACAAGTAAGGCAAGTAATCTTGGCTAGAAACTAG